The sequence AATCCTAAAAATTTTTCCATTAGAAGATTCAAATCTAGTAGTTGCGTCTAGAACCTGAGGACTTGAACTATATTCATTATAAACAGTGATAAATCCTCTAGCTTTTTCATTTAGTTGTTTTTCTCCGGTGGATTCAAATTCTTTACTTGCTGTTTTGCTTACTTCAATTTCTTGAATAGGAATTTTATTTAAACTAATATCAACTTGTGAAATTTCTTTAGAACCAACGACAGATAAGTCAAAATTCATATTTTCATATTTAGGATAAACAACAACTTCAGCTTTAGGTAGAACTAAATAACCGACTAAACTAGCTATTAAAAACGCTATAATTACAAAAATGATTAAAAACTTAGCCCATTTAAAAGATTTTGTAGAAATATAATCTTCTGAAATATGATCTTCTATTCTTTCATTTTCATTATTTAAAAAAACATCTTGTTTAGGTTTTTGACTTATTTTTATTTTTTCTTTCTTAATTATTTTTTGTTCTGGTTTTCTTTTAAAAAAATTACGTTCTAAAAAACTAGATTGAACATTCCTTGTAGGATTAATAATATCAGCCATTCTTTTTCTTGATTCTTCAGATTTTGAACTAGCTAAAATAATATTTTCTTCTTTTGTTTTTTCTTCGGGCTTTAATTCATCAACTAGAAAATCAATCATATCCCTATTCTCTTCTTGTTCTGCTTCGCCCGCCATAGCCTTTGGCGCAGGCTGGGGTTCTTCTACTATTTCTAATTCTTCATCTTCATCTAATTCTCCATTGTCTTCTTCCCTAATCGTTTCTACTGGAAAATCAGCTTCTTTCTTAACAGAAAAACCTATTTTTTCAGCCATTTCCGCACCTAAATCATCTGAAACAATTAAATTAACTTCCTTTTCTAAATTATCAGCTTCTCTTTTAAGTAATTTTAAATTAATTGAACTTTGCCAAATTTGTGCTCCTGAAGGGATAAATAAATTAATATTATTTCCTTTTGAATTAATAAGCTTATCAATAACCGAAATTATTTCTTCGTCTTGTTCAAGATAAATGTTTTTCATAAATTATATAAAAATTTAATTTATTATTACCTCATCATCCTTATGGCTCTACGGAAAATAGGAGGCATAATTTTTTTCTCATCAGAAACTATTTCTAAAGCTAATCCTGCTAGAGCTAATGGTGTAATAATTTCTGGACCTTTTAATATGTTTGTTCCATCAACAATATTATTAATATGCTTAGACCTTATAAAGCTTGTTTGCAATGGCTGATTGAAAGAAAATTTATCAAGCCATTTCTTTTTAACACTTTCTCTATTTAAAATATTTTTAATATCAGGCAACAAACTGCCTCCTCCGCATAAAAGAATTAGAGATGGGAAAGGTTCTTTTTGACTAAATTCATCTAAAACTAATTCAACTCCGCTAAGCCAAATCTCAACATCTCTTTTAAGAATATCTCTAATCTTTCTTTGAACACTTTGACTTGTCTTTTTATAAGCATGTTTAATTTTTAATTCTTCAGCTTCTTCAAAATCAAGATTAAGGGATTGTGCTAACCGTTTACTAAATGACCTACCAGCTAAAGATAAACTTTTTATTCCTTCTATCTTTCCTTGTCTAACTAAAGCAATATCAGTACTTCCTCCCCCGATATCAATAAAAATTGCTCCTGATACAGGATTAAATCCTGATGATTTTGTTAAGGCGTATGACTCAGCTGCAATGGAAAGTAATTCTAATCCAAGTTTTGAAGCAATATTTTCTAAAGCACGTAAATGAACTAAAGGCGCATAAATATTAAAAACACTTAAAAAAATTTCATTCCCTTGAAAACCTAAAGGATTGGTTACTTTATAACCATCTATCTTTATTTCTGTAAGTAAAGCATTAATTGGTTTAATATCAATCTCTGGTCTACATGTTTCCCATGCAAGCTGACTACGCATCTTATTAAATGCTTTGTGCTGAATCTTTTGAACAATATTTTGAATTTCTGCTGAATCAATATCTTTTTCTGGTTCACTTCTTTTGCAAACAAAATTAGTTGTAGCACCCTTAATAAATTCTCCAGCAACTCCAATAACAACTCTTTTAGGTTTTACTCGTGCAATTTTATATGCAGTATCAATTGCTTTTCTGCAAGTACTTACAACTCCATCAATATCAGCTACTGCTCCAGCAAGCATATTCCCAGCTAATTGTCTTTCACGTCCATATCCAATAACTAATCCTTTTTTTTCTTCTTCATTATCCTTATCAGATTTTTTTCCTACTTTTAAAATAAGAGCTTTAACAAACTCTGTTCCAATGTCCAGAGCCAGCAAATAGTCCTCCTTAATTTTGGATTTCTTTCTTAAAGACCATTTCATTTCTTTTATTTTACAATAATTTCGAACAACTAGCAAATAATGAATGGGGATATGTTTTATTGGATTATTTATCTTGACAAATAATATATTAAGTGTAGTATTTTATTAAATTACCTATTAGGTATTTTTTTGTTGCTTTAATAATTAAATAAGAGAAAAGGAGGTGAAAAAAGGTATTGTCTGCAATTTAACTAATAACACTTTTACGGAGGAAAGTAAGATGAAAAAGCTTTTTATCATTTTGACAGCATTGCTTTTGATGGTTGTTTTCACGGCGCCAGCCATGGCCAAGTTTGAAATCGGAGGAATCGTCTTTACCGATTTCTATTATCTCAACAGAGATAAAGAGAATGCTCGAGACTGGGGATTAGGAAACGGAACATCTTCGTATAATGTAACTGCCATCCAGGTGCCGAATATAAGTCGACTTCATGTGAAATGGACCAACGAAGATAACGTCGGCATGTATATTGAACTTGGGCTTGGGCAGGAATACGGCTCCGTGGAATGGGCTTGGAGTGATCGGGTGGAAGTCCGCCATGCCTATGGCTGGTGGGATATAAGTCCTGATTTACAAATTATGGCGGGTAAAACCACAACACCACTCTCACCCCTGAATCCTTCACAGATGTTAGGTACAAGATCCGGCAGTTATAATATTATTGGGGCTGGATACGGCGACCTTTATCCAAGCAGGATTCCCCAGGTAAGAGGAACCTATAAATTCAGCAAGAGTGTAAAGCTTGCCTTGGCTCTGGTTGACCCAACTGCCGTAGCTGACGTAGTTGGAGACCGAGGTCCTTGGGCCTGGGGAGTGGAATATTCAACCAAAATTCCCAGAGTTGATATTGGGGTACCGATAAAGCTAGATTGGATTAACCTTTATCCTAGCTTTATGTGGCAAAGAAGGACTGTCGACATCATTAGGCAGTCAGAATACGCAAAAAAATATGGCTATCCTAACGACGACGAAATGACAACATACGTTGCCTCTCTGGGATTCAAGACTGGTTGGGGTCAATTGGGATTCTCTGCGGAGGGCAACTGGGGCAAAAATTGGGGAAATGCCGGAGGGTTTATGGGCTACAGTTATCCAGCAATCTTTTCCAGCGCTGGATATAAAGACAACAAAATTAATGATGCAGAAACCTATAGCTTCTGGGCCGATCTGTCATATAAGCTTGGCCCCGTCACTCCCCACTTAATATATGGGGAGATGAATACGAAAAATTCTTATGGCCAATTGGACTTTGATACAAAATCTTCAATGTATGGTATCAGTTGTCCAATTCAATTGGCCAAGGGTTTTTCAATAAGACCCGAAGTTATGTTCTATGATGAGGGAAAAGTGAATGTCAGCGGTGAATTCTCGGAGGACTACAATGCCGGCAAATATATGATCGCCGGCGTTCAGTTCCAAATCACCTTCTAGCGCGACTAACGCGCGAACAAAAAAAAGGCCGGAAGCAATTAAGCTCCGGCCTTTTCTATTTGATAAAATTATTTTATTTTTCTAAAATAGCTTTAATACGACGAACTCCAGCAGAACTAGATTGTTCTTTAGTTATTTTAAAATGTCCAAGTTCTCCAGTACTTTCAGCATGAGGCCCAGCGCATATTTCCTGACTGAAATCGGCAATAGTATAAACTTTTACCTTTTCTCCATATTTAGATTCAAATACTCCCATTGCTCCTTGTTTTTTTGCTTCATCTAAAGTCATTTCTTCGCAATTAACATTTAAATTGTTTTTAATTACTTCATTAACTATTTTCTCGACTTCTTGTTTTTGTTGATCAGTTAATTTTTCAGAATGCGAAAAATCAAAACGTAAACGTTCTGCTGTAATATTACTTCCTCTTTGAATTACATGATCTCCTAAAACTTTTCTAAGTGATGCTAATAATAAATGAGCTGCCGTATGAAGTTTTTTTGTTTCTTCGCTTGTATCCGCTAAACCACTTTTAAATTTACCAGCGCTGGCTGTTCTAGAAAGTTCTTGATGTTTCTTCATTTGTTCGTTAAATTTCTCTATATCTATCTCTTTTCCTTTTTCTTTTGCTAATTCCTGAGTCATTTCAATTGGAAAACCATAAGTTGTAAACAAAACAAAAGCATCTGTACCTTTTTCAAATTCTCTCAATCCTCTCTCTAATGTTTTTTTAAATTTCTGTTCTTCTTCATTTAAATTATTTAAAATAAATTCTTTGTTATTTTCTAATTCAGAATAAACTTCCTTGTAATCATTAATCACTACTTCAGCTATTTCTTTAGTCCATAATTCTTTTTCTATGCCAAGTTGTCGCCCGTATCTAATTGCTCTTCTAATTAAACGACGAACTATATATCCCTGATCAAGATTAGAAGGAGTAATTCCCTTATTATCTCCCATAATAAATGTTACAGCTTTAATATGATCTGCAATAATCCTCATACTTCTAGTAATCTCTTTTGATTCTTCATATTTCTTACCTGATAATTCTTCAATTTTATAAATTAAATTAATAAACAGTTCTGTCTTGTAATTATCATCCAATCCATTTAAAACTGCTAAAGTTCTTTCTAATCCCATACCAGTATCAACATTTTTTTGTTTTAAAGGTTTAAACTTTCCATCAACTGTCTTACTATATTCCATAAAAACATCATTCCATATTTCAACCCAACGCTTATCTTCAGAATCAAATTCTTTTGGAGCTGGCTCTTTATCATCAATCCAATAAAACATTTCTGTATCAGATCCACAAGGACCAGTTTGTCCAGCTGGACCCCACCAATTATCTTTTTTACCT is a genomic window of Actinomycetota bacterium containing:
- a CDS encoding rod shape-determining protein, translated to MLALDIGTEFVKALILKVGKKSDKDNEEEKKGLVIGYGRERQLAGNMLAGAVADIDGVVSTCRKAIDTAYKIARVKPKRVVIGVAGEFIKGATTNFVCKRSEPEKDIDSAEIQNIVQKIQHKAFNKMRSQLAWETCRPEIDIKPINALLTEIKIDGYKVTNPLGFQGNEIFLSVFNIYAPLVHLRALENIASKLGLELLSIAAESYALTKSSGFNPVSGAIFIDIGGGSTDIALVRQGKIEGIKSLSLAGRSFSKRLAQSLNLDFEEAEELKIKHAYKKTSQSVQRKIRDILKRDVEIWLSGVELVLDEFSQKEPFPSLILLCGGGSLLPDIKNILNRESVKKKWLDKFSFNQPLQTSFIRSKHINNIVDGTNILKGPEIITPLALAGLALEIVSDEKKIMPPIFRRAIRMMR
- a CDS encoding alanine--tRNA ligase yields the protein MTAQEIREKYLNFFKSKEHAIIPSASLIPENDPTTLFISAGMHPLVPYLMGEKHPQGNRLASVQKCIRTIDIDEVGNAYHHTFFEMLGNWSLGDYFKKEAIEWSFEFLIKELKIPIDRFAVSVFKGDDDAPLDQESIDIWKSLGISEERIAKLGKKDNWWGPAGQTGPCGSDTEMFYWIDDKEPAPKEFDSEDKRWVEIWNDVFMEYSKTVDGKFKPLKQKNVDTGMGLERTLAVLNGLDDNYKTELFINLIYKIEELSGKKYEESKEITRSMRIIADHIKAVTFIMGDNKGITPSNLDQGYIVRRLIRRAIRYGRQLGIEKELWTKEIAEVVINDYKEVYSELENNKEFILNNLNEEEQKFKKTLERGLREFEKGTDAFVLFTTYGFPIEMTQELAKEKGKEIDIEKFNEQMKKHQELSRTASAGKFKSGLADTSEETKKLHTAAHLLLASLRKVLGDHVIQRGSNITAERLRFDFSHSEKLTDQQKQEVEKIVNEVIKNNLNVNCEEMTLDEAKKQGAMGVFESKYGEKVKVYTIADFSQEICAGPHAESTGELGHFKITKEQSSSAGVRRIKAILEK